From Pedosphaera parvula Ellin514, the proteins below share one genomic window:
- a CDS encoding twin-arginine translocation signal domain-containing protein, giving the protein MKPTQTTSRRDFIKTSAIIGGALAAPAILSSKVSAAENREMLRVGLIGCEGLMTNDK; this is encoded by the coding sequence ATGAAACCAACCCAGACAACCTCGCGTCGTGATTTCATCAAAACTTCGGCAATTATCGGCGGAGCCTTGGCGGCTCCGGCGATTCTTTCCAGCAAGGTTTCGGCGGCGGAGAATAGGGAGATGTTGCGGGTTGGTTTGATTGGTTGCGAAGGGCTGATGACCAATGATAAATGA
- a CDS encoding sugar phosphate isomerase/epimerase family protein: MNSSFNRRDFLKLGGSALALASLTPASLVAEETAPARKRVLKKGLMFATVSGTASVMDKFKMIKDAGFDGVEPNSGMDRDEVLKARDATGLEIASVCDSVHWAKTLTDANPSVRAVGVEGLKTALQDAQKYGASSVLLVPGAVNKHVSYEDAYKRSQEEIRKALPMAEQCGVKIAIENVWNDFLLSPLEAARYVDEFNSPWVGWHFDIGNVIAYGFPEQWIQVLGKRIQKLHIKEYSRKKRDDEGRWKGFQVEYLEGDNNWPAVMKALDGVGYKGWAIAEPAWWPQGVELPVRLKQISEKMDKILAL; encoded by the coding sequence ATGAATTCATCTTTTAACCGACGGGATTTCTTGAAGTTGGGCGGGAGTGCGCTGGCACTGGCATCGTTGACGCCGGCAAGCCTGGTGGCGGAAGAGACGGCTCCGGCCAGGAAACGGGTCCTTAAAAAGGGATTGATGTTTGCCACGGTGAGCGGCACTGCGTCGGTGATGGATAAATTCAAGATGATCAAGGACGCGGGCTTCGATGGCGTGGAACCGAACAGCGGGATGGATCGCGATGAGGTGTTGAAGGCGCGCGATGCGACGGGGTTGGAGATTGCGAGTGTGTGTGATTCGGTGCATTGGGCGAAGACGCTAACCGATGCGAATCCATCGGTGCGCGCCGTGGGAGTGGAAGGGTTGAAGACGGCGTTGCAGGATGCGCAAAAATATGGGGCATCGTCGGTGCTGCTGGTGCCGGGAGCGGTGAACAAGCATGTGTCCTATGAGGATGCCTACAAGCGTTCGCAAGAGGAGATTCGCAAGGCGCTTCCCATGGCGGAGCAATGCGGGGTGAAGATCGCGATTGAGAATGTTTGGAACGACTTTTTGCTGAGCCCGCTGGAGGCTGCGCGCTACGTGGATGAGTTCAACAGCCCGTGGGTGGGCTGGCATTTCGATATTGGCAATGTGATTGCGTATGGGTTTCCAGAGCAATGGATACAGGTCCTTGGAAAGCGGATTCAGAAGTTGCACATCAAGGAATACAGTCGGAAGAAGCGCGATGACGAAGGGCGTTGGAAAGGATTCCAGGTGGAATATCTGGAAGGCGACAACAACTGGCCGGCGGTGATGAAGGCATTGGATGGAGTTGGCTACAAAGGTTGGGCGATTGCGGAGCCAGCGTGGTGGCCGCAGGGAGTGGAGTTGCCGGTGCGATTGAAGCAAATTTCCGAGAAGATGGATAAGATTTTGGCTTTGTGA